The Paenibacillus spongiae nucleotide sequence CTGTCATACTTCCTCAGCAATCCTACTCGCAAATCGGCATGGAGTCGAAGGTCTTTGACCGGAAGCATCCTACGCTCTATCTGCTGCATGGCTTGTCCGATGACCACACGATCTGGCTGCGCCGTACATCGATCGAACGCTATGTCGCTGCTCTCGGCATAGCTGTTGTTATGCCGGCTGTACATAGAAGTTTCTATGCGGATATGAAGAGCGGATACAATTACTGGACCTTCGTCAGTGAAGAGCTGCCTACGATCGCCAGATCCTTCTTCCCATTATCCGATCTGAAGGAGGATAATTTCGTCGCAGGTCTCTCCATGGGCGGGTATGGCGCCTTCAAAGTTGCTTTAAGCCACCCGGATCGTTACCAGGCAGCAGCGAGCTTATCCGGTTCAATGGATATCGCTAGTGTTGCGGACCGGTTTCCCGATGACTTTGCACGGGCATTCGGCACCCGAGAGGAAGCCGTGGGCAGCCGTAATGACCTCTTCCAGCTGGCGTCCGATCTGTCGGCTAGCAGCAAGCAGGCGCCCCAGCTCTACCAATGCTGTGGAACGGAGGATTTTCTATATGATGCCAATCTCAATTTCCGCGATCACGCCCAGCAGCTGGGGCTGCCTTTGACCTACGAGGAGGAACCGGGCAATCACGACTGGGGATATTGGGATACGAAGATTCAACGCGTGCTGGAATGGCTTCCGCTGCGACAAGAATAGTGATATCAAGAAGGCCGCGAGCAATCGCGGCTTTTGTTCGTCTACGAGTTCTGAAATGGCTGACGCTAATCGCGACCGATTCACTCGGCTTGGTTCGTGGGCAGCAACTGCGGCGCAATGACAATGGAAGACGGGAAGCTGCCCACAGGCAGGATTGCAATGGGTACCTGACTAGGGACGTCGATTACGGCCACGTAACCGTAGGCAAGCATGGATACGTACAACTTCTTACCGTCTGGTGTGAAGGCCATGCTGCTGGCCGTACTGCCAGCCGGAAGTTCAATCGTCGTTAAGATTTCGTTTCTTGCGGTATTTATAACCGCAACCCCATTGCTTTCCCCGTCCACAACATAGGCCAAGGCGCCATCCGGCGATATGGCGACCGCTTGCGGTTTGCAGCCGAATTCAAGTGAAATAGTTGAATGTAAGGACTGATCCTGCGCAGACATGACATAGATACGACTATCATTCAGGTCCGCAACGTACATATCCTTACCATCAGGGGATAAGGCTACCGAAGAAGGCTTGCTGCCGTAAGGAAGTCCGACAATCGCTGATATTGAATCCGTTACTGTGTCCAAAACCATAATCTTGCCTGTATTCGTCAAAGCGATATAAAGATGAAGACCGTACGGGGACATGGCTGCCGCGGAGGGATCGCTGGAAACAGGGAGAGGTATCGCCTGAATGATGGTGTTCGTCACGGTATCGATAACGTGAAGGGAATCATCCAGCAGTGTCGTCACATACAGCTTCTTTCCGTCTGCTGATAGAGCGAGGGCATATGGCACGCAGCTCGGAGGAAACGGAATATCCGCAATGACGCGATGCGATGATGCCGATATAACTTTCACGGATTTGTCGCCCGGACAGGACACATAGATGCGTGAACCATTCGGAGCGGCAGCCAGCACGCGCGGACTGCTGCCGTTGGGGAGCGTAATGGTAGCTGCACGCGTATTCGTACCGGTTTGAAAGACGGTAATAGTATGCTGGGTATGACTGGCCACATAGGCGAGCAGCTGCTCTTCATTGCGGCTTGGCATCATCTGGAGCATGTACTGCTGGGCAGGCTCATCTCTGTCGTCATATTCCGTTACGGAGGCTATGACATCGCCGGAACCGAGTCCGTGAATCACGATTCGTACGCCATATCGATCCAGTTCATTCGTATCCACTTCATATACATAAACAGATTGCTCCCTCCCCATCCGCTGCAACAGAACGTTCATATACGCTTGTGCAGTCAAGCTCCCATATCCGACATCCGAGCCCCCAGGTGTTCGTTCCAATGTGTAAACCTCGATGTCTGCACTTGCTTGCTGCCACCCCATGTTCATGACGGAAATCGATAATTTCGCGGTCCGCCGCATTTTCCGATTGAATAGAAGACCGGAGTCTAATACTGGCATGCGCTCGCCCCCTCTACTCTCCTTTTTCTCCTTCTCTATTCTATGATGGGAGGTTGATAGAGAACCCGGCGCTTCATCCGTGTGATATGGCTATTCGACACAGGACCCGTCCAATTCAAACAGCGCCGCTACCGGAGCCGACCTTCCATAGGTACGGAATCCAGTAAAGGCGCTGATTTGGAGCGGAATGCTCTATGCCTATTTATTGAATTGGAATACCAGGCTGCGCCGGTGAGGCAGCAAGAGTGTTCATGGCGCTCTTCACTTGCTGCTCCGATTGCTGAAGCCTTTGTAGGATGCTTTGTATTTGCCTTTTCTGGGCATCCATCTGCATTTGGAGCTGATTCTCGGCAAGCTGCAGCTCACGCTGGATATTCTGAATCTCCGTTACGACCTGATTGACCTGCTGCGACCGCTGGTCCAGACCTGCATTGCGCAGTGCCTGCTGCGCCTGGACTCGCTCCTGCGCTTGCTGCTGCTGGACCTGTTCTTGGAACTGCTGGTACGACAACTGCTGGCTGTTTATTTGCTGGCCTTGGTTTTGATTTTCCATCGGAACCCTCCTGTAGCAATAGGCATACTGCTAATATGCACCATCGTTTGAAGCTTTATGTAGAGGGCTTGTGTTTTGAGGTTATTTCCGCTTCTGATGATGCTTGATCTTGAGCGTCGTCGCCGCCAGCAGTCGTTCCAGCTCCGCATCGCTAATTGGCTTCTTCCCGTATCGAACCGTTCCGTACTGGTTCACAAGCTGCCGGGTCGCTTCGTTATCTTCTGCACGGCTCAGTTCACTTAGCTCTAATCCGGTTTCGACTGGAGTCAGCTGAGGCTTATATGCATACCCGGCTTTCACCCGCTGCCCGAGCCACTGACGGTAAAGGAAACGCATACGGGACTCGTTATCCGGAAGGTCCTTCCACTTGATGCGCGGCTGTCGCGGCGAACCCCGGAACCACTCAAGCAATCGTCCCGGCTTCCAGATACTTTCCACTTCATCCACATAGCCTTGAGACCTAGATATCCTCTTCCGTCCAAATATCCGTGCGATACTGTCCCTTAACAGTTTCAGCCATCCCGGTACATACTTCATTATTCGTATGAGCAGCCAGATCAGCAAGACGGATATGACAACTACAAATACATAAGTAAGAACATCCCATATGGGAGAAGGCTCTCCCCCTTTCGGCAGCTCGGGAGGCTGCATCGGCTGATCAGCAATCTTCTCAGGCACGTCACTACCGCGTTCACCGCTAAGCAATCGATTGATCCAGGAGACAATTATGCCCCATGCAGCACTTAATAACGATTGAAGCTGCATCGCAAGAACAATGAAAACCGTCAAGCCTGCTATAATAACGACCAAAAGCCTATTGTGACGTCTTACCGTCGTTTCCAACACGGGCTCTTGATCGCCGGACAGCGTTTCTTCCCCAACCATCGACCGATTCGCTAAGAAAAAGAAGAGCAAGAGCGTGGTGGCCCCTCCTGCAAGAAGCACCCAAGAATAGTCCTCGAAGCGTTCTAAACGCAAAAATATGGCCGACACCAGAAAATAAAACAGCAAACCGTACGAATAACGGTTGATCCCGATCCGTTCCTGCCACGTCATCGAGATCATCCTCCCGCCTCGAAACAAGCCGAAAGCAGCCGCTAAGGATGCGAGTATTCCGACCCGCGACAGTTCAAATACACCAATTCCGTACAATGCTCCACCGATCAAGGACAAGAGAACAACCGGGAACGGATGCCGGAACGAGATGGGGAGGTTCAAGTAATATCCGACCGGATAGCCTAACGGCAGGGCAATGAGCCAATACCAGCTAATAGATTCATCTTCAAGTACGAAACCCGCAATAACCAATATAATCGGAAAATAAAGCAGAAGCTCAATCAAGCCTTGCAAAGTAACGCGCAAACCCGCACGCAGCTGTTTCATCACGCCGCCTCCTCAGCAGGGCTAATGGTCACCCAATGAACGCCATGTCCATTCAGCCGAAGCTGCTCGATTTCGGCCGATATTTTGTCACTCGTGAAAGCAGACAGAATAACGAGGTCGCAGCGGGCATCAAGCTTGGTGCCGATATGGGCCAGCAGCGCGTCGAACGGCATCGTCCTCACAATGGCCAGCTTGGCCATCTGCTCGAGCATCCCCATCAGATGCTCATGGCCGCTCCCCATAGGTTCAATAATCGGTTTGCCCGGGATATCCAGTTCATGGCCATTCGAAGCAAATCCGCTCTCTAGCCCTTGGTCCGTCGCATACTGAATATATCCCGCAGCGTAACGGATTCCGTGCTCGATTAGACCGGTATCGTTGACGGTATCCCACATATCGGCGTGATCCTCGACATTGAGAACGACCATAAGCCTGTAATCGGCCGTAAAATCCCTTCGATGCACTTGAATCTGGCCTGCCCGCGCCGTGGCGTTCCAATTAATGCCCTTGAGTGTATCACCGGGCTGATAATCGCGAACACCTGTCACGAAGAACGGGTCCTCCACGATCCAGCGGCGCACCGAGATATCGCCTTGCCAGCTATGCGATGGCAGCTGAATGTCCGCCCGGTCCAGCGGCAGCGGATAAACGATGAGCTCTTCGCTCAGCGGCACATTAACCCATGCACGGAATAATCCGAATAAATCTCCATATGTAAGCGATGCCGACGTTAGCCGGTAACAGCCGCGCTGCTTGCACAGAACGGCATGCCGGCGCGTTAATTGTTTGTACCCCATCAAGCTGAATAAGCTCTTGTGGTTTTGATAGAATTGACCTGAACTGACATCGAAATTAAACTCGCTTTCAAACTTGAGGCCCGTATGCATCTGCGATTCCACCCGGAGCCATGGAACCGGCAGCAATCCCCGGTTCACAACCTTCTCGATCATCTCGATTCGATCACCCTCGAAGCAGCGCATGGTTCCGAACGTTCGCGTATAAGTAAGCCTCTTAATACC carries:
- a CDS encoding alpha/beta hydrolase, which translates into the protein MALINCDFYSEALGLSTSMTVILPQQSYSQIGMESKVFDRKHPTLYLLHGLSDDHTIWLRRTSIERYVAALGIAVVMPAVHRSFYADMKSGYNYWTFVSEELPTIARSFFPLSDLKEDNFVAGLSMGGYGAFKVALSHPDRYQAAASLSGSMDIASVADRFPDDFARAFGTREEAVGSRNDLFQLASDLSASSKQAPQLYQCCGTEDFLYDANLNFRDHAQQLGLPLTYEEEPGNHDWGYWDTKIQRVLEWLPLRQE
- a CDS encoding DUF4129 domain-containing protein, with amino-acid sequence MKQLRAGLRVTLQGLIELLLYFPIILVIAGFVLEDESISWYWLIALPLGYPVGYYLNLPISFRHPFPVVLLSLIGGALYGIGVFELSRVGILASLAAAFGLFRGGRMISMTWQERIGINRYSYGLLFYFLVSAIFLRLERFEDYSWVLLAGGATTLLLFFFLANRSMVGEETLSGDQEPVLETTVRRHNRLLVVIIAGLTVFIVLAMQLQSLLSAAWGIIVSWINRLLSGERGSDVPEKIADQPMQPPELPKGGEPSPIWDVLTYVFVVVISVLLIWLLIRIMKYVPGWLKLLRDSIARIFGRKRISRSQGYVDEVESIWKPGRLLEWFRGSPRQPRIKWKDLPDNESRMRFLYRQWLGQRVKAGYAYKPQLTPVETGLELSELSRAEDNEATRQLVNQYGTVRYGKKPISDAELERLLAATTLKIKHHQKRK
- a CDS encoding beta-propeller fold lactonase family protein; translation: MPVLDSGLLFNRKMRRTAKLSISVMNMGWQQASADIEVYTLERTPGGSDVGYGSLTAQAYMNVLLQRMGREQSVYVYEVDTNELDRYGVRIVIHGLGSGDVIASVTEYDDRDEPAQQYMLQMMPSRNEEQLLAYVASHTQHTITVFQTGTNTRAATITLPNGSSPRVLAAAPNGSRIYVSCPGDKSVKVISASSHRVIADIPFPPSCVPYALALSADGKKLYVTTLLDDSLHVIDTVTNTIIQAIPLPVSSDPSAAAMSPYGLHLYIALTNTGKIMVLDTVTDSISAIVGLPYGSKPSSVALSPDGKDMYVADLNDSRIYVMSAQDQSLHSTISLEFGCKPQAVAISPDGALAYVVDGESNGVAVINTARNEILTTIELPAGSTASSMAFTPDGKKLYVSMLAYGYVAVIDVPSQVPIAILPVGSFPSSIVIAPQLLPTNQAE
- a CDS encoding DUF58 domain-containing protein — encoded protein: MGIHWFILSALVVMFLQRWIFKRAGIKRLTYTRTFGTMRCFEGDRIEMIEKVVNRGLLPVPWLRVESQMHTGLKFESEFNFDVSSGQFYQNHKSLFSLMGYKQLTRRHAVLCKQRGCYRLTSASLTYGDLFGLFRAWVNVPLSEELIVYPLPLDRADIQLPSHSWQGDISVRRWIVEDPFFVTGVRDYQPGDTLKGINWNATARAGQIQVHRRDFTADYRLMVVLNVEDHADMWDTVNDTGLIEHGIRYAAGYIQYATDQGLESGFASNGHELDIPGKPIIEPMGSGHEHLMGMLEQMAKLAIVRTMPFDALLAHIGTKLDARCDLVILSAFTSDKISAEIEQLRLNGHGVHWVTISPAEEAA